The sequence GCTGTGAAGCAGAATCTTTATATACGGAGGGCTCATTTCTCTGCGTTAATTGACAGGTTAGTGAGTGATCTCTGCTTACTCTACTTCAATCCACTAAACCTAGTCTAATGGTGTGTTTGGCATTTTGAAATTTCTAGGGAAATTCATGAGGCTGTTCAGAATCTCAGAGAGCCTAATCAACTGTTTGCTCAGGCTGTTGATGCTAGACAAGTAAACTCCTGTAACTTAGTATTCTCTTGAAAATTTGTTAagctaatatttaattttgaatgaTTCAGGAAATAGACCTACGCATTGGAGCTTCTTTCACTAGGTTTCAGACTATGCTTCTGAAAGATAGGTTCGTTATTGACTCCACGGGTGATGAAGAGAGGAGCCGTGTAATAAGTTATGGTCCCTGTCAGGTAATTTTTCAGAATTATCAGTCTCGTTATGTATATCAGAGTCAGGGTAAATGGGTAACATTTGTTTTTATGCTTCAACTGCAGTTTCCTACACTTGGCTTTATTGTAGAGAGATACTGGGAGATACAGGCGCATGAACCAGAAGAGTTTTGGACAATCAACTGTTCTCACGAATCAGAAGAAGGCCTTGCCACCTTTAATTGGATGTACTTTTACCAACTTCAATGCGTATTGTTGTTTCCAGGTCTATTGTCCTTGAATGTGCCGTTGATGTAATTTTTCTATTGCAGGCGTGGTCATCTCTTTGATTATGCTTCAGCTGCGATATTATATGAGATGTGTGTCCTGGAACCTACTGCCACCGTGAGTAAAACAAGACATATCTTTGTTATCTGATAATTCATACTCTACTTAATATTGTGTGTCCTTTCAGGTTATGAATGTCCCGCATCCAAgggaaaaattcaaatatcctCCTTATCCATTGAACACCATTGAACTTGAAAAACGCGCTTCAAGATACTTCCGCCTGAGTTCGGAGCATACCATGAAGGTGAGAACGAGTATTACACTGGTTCACTTAAGTTTCACATGCTTTTTTTTGCCTATTAGGACTGCATGTTTTCCAAAATTATCTAAATCCTACTGTATGTCGGTAGAGTTTTCTGCTTTCGCCTAGATTGATTGTCTTTCTGAAGTGCTTAATAACATCAACAATGTCTGGATAGGTGGCAGAAGAGTTATATCAGGCTGGTTTCATCAGCTATCCTCGTACAGAGACAGATTCTTTTTCAAGCAGGACTGATTTACGTGTGGGTATTTTTTTCTCATGaggagtttatgatttattttgttgCTTTGATTGTAGTTTTAGTCTCTTAGGATCTCTAGCTGTGTCTAGGCCATGGTGGAGGAACAAACAAGACATCCTGCATGGGGTCCATATGCACAAAGACTATTAGAGCCGGAGGGGGGACTCTGGAGAAACCCGGGGAATGGTGGTCATGATGACAAGGCTCACCCACCCATTCACCCAACAAAGTTTTCTAGCGGAGAGTCTAACTGGAGTAGAGATCACCTTGTAAGTATGGATgtctatttttttaacatatccAAGGAAAGGTATgaaattgtttaatttctttggAGTTAAAGgtattttttttcacttttccAGAACGTGTATGAGCTTGTTGTCCGCCATTACCTAGCGTGTGTTTCCCAGCCAGCAGTTGCTGCTGAAACAACAGTCGAAATTGATATTGCCGGCGAGCGTTTTTCTGCATCTGGGAGAGCAATATTAGCTGTAAGACTCGCTCCTCACTACTTCTGTCTCGGTACTTTTCGCTTCAGAAATTAATTGGATAAtgacattatttttctttatgtgACTAGAAAAATTACCTTGAGGTGTACCGCTTTGAATCTTGGGGAGGTTCAGTGATTCCAGTGTATGATAAAGGGCAGCAGGTTTGTGCTTCTCTTAATATCTCTCGGATTTGCTTTTAggagtttttttatttctatctCTCAGCCTAGCCTCATTTAAACTACGTTGTCCTTGTGTGCAAGTCGCATTCCTTAACTACTGAAGTATAAGGCAATGAAGGGCATAACTTTCCACATTGTGATTTCTAGTTAGAAGTGAAAGGGCATAACTACTAAACTGGACTATTTCTCATTCATGATAGAATCTATTTAAGTGGTTTACCTTCGATTTAAAACATGAGGCTACCTGAACTGCTGGAATATATGTTTTAACGTTCActcctttgattttttttgtgtacCTTTCTACTTAGTTCTTACAGCCAGGACGATTGATGATGATTCTGAATGTCTTGGTATTGTGCAGTTTATCCCAACACGTTTGACTCTGGATTCAGCGGTAACAAGGCCACCACCGCTATTGTGTGAAGCTGACTTACTGAGTTGTATGGACAAGGTGAGTAAAACTGTCTTGTTTGCCCCTCTTTTCATGGTGGTGATTGCATATTCTTGCTCACCAATCCCTAAATTTCTCATCTAATCATGTTTGCATATTATGTGTTCTTTGGAATAATAGGCAGGCATTGGCACTGATGCGACAATGCACGACCATATAAAGAAACTCCTTGATCGGGGTTATGCTACAAAGGATGCTAATACGCGCTTTTCTCCAACCAACCTGGTAGTTGATAATACTAGCTTTCTAAGAATTTCCCCCACTGTTTTTCTCAAATAAAGTTTCCAAATCACCTTACTGTTCTAATCTGATTTTACAGGGCGAGGCGCTTGTTATGGGATATGATGACATGGGGTATGTATAAACTTAGAGACTCTTTATATTTGTGGCTTTCATTCATATTTTCCCTTGTAGGTAGAGGAAATCTGATGTGTTTATCTTAAAGGCTTATCTATTTGGAGAGACCTAATTTGTGTCAATACCATACTGAAGAGCCCCCTAACAATTTGATGTGTTCGTGTTACCAACCTTTTCATATCAGGTATGAACTTTGGAAACCAAACCTCAGAGCCATCATGGAACATGATATGAATGAAGTTAGTGTTGGCAACAAGACTAAAGCCGAagttcttgaaacttgtttgcaGCAAATGAAAGCTTGTTTCTTAGATGTGAGTGAGCTTtatcacatatattattttgtcttCTCTCTGTGGCTAAATCTGTTTTCCGCTGAGGCTGTTGCTAATGCAATGGGCTGAAACTGAATGCcatgattttatatttgtaattcACAAAACTAATCCCCGCAGGCAAGAGTCAAAAAAACAAAGCTCTTAGAAGCAATGACAATTTTCTTTGAAAGGTGTTCTCATTACTTTGCTCAAGTACTGTGTCACTTAAGCCGTTTctgtcataatataatatatgatactgTATGTGCAGAACTAATAACACTGATGAAGGTGAAAACCAGACAGCTGGTGAAGTTGTCCGGCGATGCAACCTTTGCCATGAATCAGATATGGCGCTCAGGAAGAACCAGGTAGTTATATGATCCATCAAAATCATTTTCCATGTGGATATGAATTGCTGTTCTACCTCTTGTTAACGAGAGCAACTGGTTAAACAGCCTAATCCATTTTCTTTGCAGGATGGCAATTTTATGGTTGGATGCATGAGCTATCCTCAGGTCAAAATCTCACCTCTTTAGATACCTcatgaattatactttttctaACTTAATTATTATCTAATAGTTTGACATTTCAGTATTTCTTCCTTGCTTGCATTTATTGATCTAACACATTTGCCAATTATTCAGTGTCGGAATGCAGTTTGGCTTCCTGGACCTACACTGGAAGCATCTGTCACTACCGATATTTGTCAATCTTGTGGTCCAGGTAGCGCCCCATACTTTTTCAGTAACACAGTGAATAGAAAAATCTAATACCTGTACTTGAAACGTTTCCTCTTTTTTGTTGAATGATGCTTTTTTGAGCTGCAGGTCCTGTTTACAAGATACGTTTCAAGTTCCGTCAGATCAGAATTCCACCAGGCTTTGATGTTATTCACTTAGGTATGCAAATTCTTTCAAACATTTGCAACCAACTCTGTGCTTATCTTTCAGTAGCTCACCATGTCAGAATCGCTGCTGATTTCCAGTTTGTTTCATCGTGTGATCAGGCTGTGTTGGTGGCTGTGATGACGTTCTTAAACAGCTGATAGACATATGTGGAACTGGATCCCGTTCTCAAGGTTAGTGCTCGTAGTTACACAATACGTAGTTCGACCAAACAGTCAGATGAACTTAGTGTGGCTTGGCTTGTGTATTGGACATTATACAATTATTAATTTCTCCTGTCCTAAGTAAGAATACAAGAATTTTTATTGTGGCTTGGTTTGTGAATAAATAACATTGAACTAACAAGAAACGAACATTTGTTCTTGTAGCAAGGGCAGCCCCGGGTGCAACCCCAAACTATGTCCGAGGAAGCAACATAAGACAGAACAACGTGTGCATACACTGTCAACAAGGAGGGCATACTTCTGCCAATTGTCCCACACGAGCTTCAGGATATCGAAATCCTCGTGCTACTGGAACAGCAAATCCGAGAAACAGTAATTGGATCCTTTCTTTGAATGTTTTAGCAAACAAACATCATCTCATTTCTCAATGACATCGTTGTCAATAATGCAGATGAAACTACAGTTTCATGTACCACTTGTGGAACACCATGTGCTATTCGTACAGCCAACACAGAAGCTAACAGGGGAAGGAAGTTCTACTCATGTCCATCACAAGGCTGCAATTTCTTCACGTAAGTAGCATCCATGATCCTCGGTTGTAACCCTTTTGTTAATCCATTGTTCTTCTTTTTAATCACTAAATTCGCATTTTATAATGTTTTGTGACAGATGGGAAGATAGCATCAGCAACGGTACCGGGAATGCAACAACAGGTTCTAATAGCGGCGGAAGCGGTAGGCGCGGCCGTGGTGGTGGCCGGGGAAATAGAGGCGGTGGCCAAAGAGGTGGAGGGCGTGGCGGCGGTGGAACAAGCTTTGTTTCTGCAACTGGAGAGCCAGTGAGTGGTAGAAGGTGCTTCTCATGTGGTGATCCTTCACATTTTGCCAACGCTTGCCCTAACCGTAACTCTTAAACGGTAACTTCTAGTAAGCAAGCTAATTTACTTTCTAAATTTAGCATGGTTGATTAGTGAGTACAACAATTATCCATgaattataaatgatttttccTAGTGATTAGGTTCATAATGACCACTACAGTAGTAATTAACGGCCACTTTTGCTCTGGAATTCATTATTTGCGTTAATCACGGTTAGCTGGATTACTAAACTATAATATTTCACGTGCTATACTGAATCGTGCcccaaaattatatctaaactctaatgattttttaaaaattttagctATGATGTAGTGAGCTAGCGTGGATCCATTCCTCTTGGttctgttttttgtttaatatatctCCTCCTGGTCTTCTTCTCCCTCTAGggatatgattttaaataaaagattcGAGAGTCATGTTAGACTTATTAGTACACCATGAAAGTTTGAAAGGGTATATTATTTCTTTTCGCCCAACTCGATTTCAAAATAAAGAATCGAAAATGTAATCGAGAAGATCATCTTAAAGACGGCTCTTTTCTGAAAAGAAAAAACGATGACTCGTCTTgtgaaaatatatgtttaagtATTCTAGCTTTTGAATCAAGATGGTAACGTATAGCGATACTAATAACATGCATATGCTAATCACACCTAAACTTCAAGATTTACAAATCTATCTATGTGATATCTTAGTGGAAGGCTGATATGAAAGATTTTACACGTAACTCGACCGTACACTTTTTAAATGCATTGGAAACAACTAGTTAATGTGAATTAGTAATAATTAAGTAATGATTTTACGACACAATCTAAAGAATTATTCGTTCtgctttgttttgttgttcCCAAATCCCAATGTTAACTGAGATAATACATTACTATAGTCGACATTTGATTACAATATAATTCAAACTTGTGGTAGTTCCAAAGAACCTCTTTGTACCCTGTAAACCCATCCAAATCTATAGTACaaaagtatttgtttttttctttcaatgtgATTTGCTCAGTTCTTCTAGAAAACAATTCTCAAACAATttctttatttctctaaaaaaaattttaaaaagattttgataTCCTGTACTAACTAAATAGAAACATTCTTCACATGATTTGGCAAGACCTACCAAAATGGTGGGGCAAGGTTATAGAGCAAGATCAAATTAAAACCATATAAGAAAGACATTTTTGGTCCTCACCGACGGATCTATTACGTCCTCTACTTTAAACTgctttttatatatagaaataaaaagagttgGCTACACCTTTACTGAAAATGAATCATGCATGAATTTTTTGGTGGATGAGATTGTATGATAATGACATTTAATGCAGTTTAAATACACTCtctgttttatttatttgatgtttaaataattttattttgctgCAAAAATAAGTGATATTTTTATGATTAGGTAAAAATTTAATGATGTTTCAAATTAGTGACTAATCACATAATATTACATTTTTCTTATTGgttgatttagttttatttaatgatgtttttatttaatcaagataaattatataaaaacctGTATTTTGTCTATGTGTATTTTACTTTAATCACAACTAAAAATGAGAAGATTgaatataactaaaaaataaaaaaaatagtatagcGTTACTCTTACTGAATTACAAATTCAAAGAACGAAGTTAATGCAAAAAAGTGGGGGGATCAATAAAGAGAAGAGATTCTTTAGTCCTGCGTGAAAGAGAATGAATGATAGCGATGTACATGCTCCATTCATAATTATTCCCCTCGtgcttatttaattattttcctttttgtcATAATTATTAACTCATAAAATAAAAGGAATAGTCATTATGATCGGATCATCAACGGCCGAGATTCATTCAAACCAGAGGACACAAAACATCGCCTTCTCTCTTCACTTTTCTCCCGGAGACAGTTAACGtgattctctctctcctcttcccCCAAGAGCTAAACGACAAACCACGCGAGAGAGCTAGTGCCAGCGATTAGCTACTATGAGAGCTTGAAAGAGATATAGAGAGTGTGTGTGAGTGCGAATCGTAAGTTTTCACCGCGGAGAGATGAAACCTACCGGAGGCGGAGGTGAGAAACCGGCGACGGAAGGCTCGGCGTTAGTAATCGTCGGTGTAAATCCCGACGAAAGGAGCAGAGAGGTGCTTACGTGGTCTTTGGTGAATGTAACTCGCCCTGGAGATCGAATCATCGCTCTCCACGTCCTCGATTACTCTCTCGGTTCGTTAAACCCTAGTTTTGCTTCTCCTCTTCCTTTCTTACGATCTAACATCCTTTGTTTCTTAATTTCgttttaatttatctttaatttcGTTTTAATAGAAGGCTCCACGTCGCTTATCTCGCTGGTTAAGACCTTCGACACGATGCTTGGTGTATACGAAAGCTTCTGCAACTTAAAACAGGCAAGCTTCACAACATcctttaatttaatgttttaatattaagtttcaaaaaaataaagttgATGAAATTCGATGATTGTTGTGAACAGGTTGATTTGAAGTTGAAGTTCTTAAGAGGGAAGTCAGCTAGGAAACTTCTTGTACAGGAAGTGAAATCGTGTGGAGCTACGAGTTTGATCGTTGGTTCTTCTAAGAGACATCATACAATCCGTTCCTCAGCTTCTTTAGCTAAGTATTGTGCTAGGAATCTTGCTAAGGATGTCTCGGTTTTTGCTGTTAAGAGTGGGAAGATTATGTTCCGGCGAGTACCTAGTAACAATGGTATGTTACTGATTAGTTTCTGATAGTTGAttgcaattttcaaaaaatcgCTAGGCCGTAAAATAGGTGTTTAGTAAAAGATTAGCGACTAGTCGGATTATTCAGGTTTAGTAGCTACATTTATATTAGATATTATAAagttatttgataaattataaaaattagatatagagaaatgaaataaattagacaaatttgtggATTTGAACCAACATTATTGTTAATTTTAGAGATTTAGACTAATTTAGATTTGATTTAAACGgaattaaattgtttttaactgatttagaacggtttaaaCCCACTGATTCGAATGCATGAATCGAAAGAAAATTGTTTCTAACATTGGTTGAATGTGTGTTGTTCTCTGTTAAATGTATTGTAGTTTTGTGCTTTGCAGGTGCAGAAGGTTCACATATGAAGCTTCCCTCTTTAGTGAGCGCATCCCCCAACGTTGCTATTGAAGCGGCAAAGATTGGTAACACATTTAGCCCCGCAAGAACTAGCTCACGCTGGACAAGAACTAGCCGCACTTCCTCATTACAGTCTCCCGAGAGTTTAGGTGTAGACAATTCATTGGCTTTAGTGCCGGTACCAACGAACAAGACTGATTCAGGTTCCCCTGAGTCAGGACCAGGTTGGCATTTTCTTCGGAGAAACTGGACCAAAGTCTCTGCTAAGAAGGCTGTTCTCCAGTGGGTTTCGAAGCTCCGTGGCAGGGATTCACCAGCTGTAGCTTATCTGGATAGGAAGCGGAGTGACTCTGGCTGCGATGAAGATTGCTCTTCTAGCATCGATGGCTCTGAGCTTATGCAGTCTCCTCTTTCTCCCTGCGTTGGATCAAACAACATCCCGGAAGAGCTGGAAGGTCTACACGAAAAGTACTCTTCCACGTGTAGATTATTCACATACAAAGAAGTTTTGTCAATTACCTCAAACTTTGCATCTGGTATAGTAATCCCTTTCCATGTTCTAACATAGGTTTGGGTTTGGTCTGATCCTTTAGCTTATGGAAACATccttctttttctgtttctaGATAACTTGATTGGAGAAGGTGGTAATAGTTATGTTTACAGAGGAGACCTACCAGATGGAAGGGAGCTAGCTGTCAAACTATTAAAGCCTTGTCTTGACGTGATGAAGGAGTTCAAACAGGAAATCGAAGTGATTACAAGTGTTAATCACAAGAACATAGTGTCTCTCTTTGGTTTCTGCTTTGAGAATAATAATTTGATGCTGGTGTATGACTATCTACCAAGAGGAAGCCTCGAAGAAAACCTTCACGGTATATAAAAACTACCATCTGATATTCATTCTCTCTGGATAATTCTCTCATGTCTAATATTGAATGTACTCGTTTCTTGACTACAGGTAATAGAAAGGATGCAGCAAGTTTTGGCTGGCTGGAGAGATATAGAGTGGCGGTGGGTGTTGCTGAGGCGTTAGACTATCTACATAATACTCATGACCCAGAAGTGATTCACCGAGATGTGAAGTCTTCTAATGTTCTTTTGGCAGATGATTTTGAAGCACAGGTACAGCTACAGTTCATCCATAGATGCAATGCAATGAAGCAATCTTCTAATGTTTTTTTGTGATTGTTCAGCTCTCAGATTTCGGATTTGCTAGCCTTGCTTCAAGCGCTTCACAGCATGTGACGTGTGGGGATATTGCCGGAACATTTGGGTATATAACTTGTTCCTTTTCCCTTAGAACCATTATCACTCCATCGATCAtccattaacttttttttttttttttttgcagttacCTAGCACCGGAGTACTTCATGCACGGTAAAGTAACCGACAGGATTGATGTCTATGCTTTTGGCGTTGTGTTACTCGAGCTCCTATCGGGTAGGAAACCAATCTGCGTCGACCAGAGTAAAGGCCAGGAGAGCCTTGTCTTGTGGGTAAGCAAGCATGATCCGTCCTGTCCATAACTTCACATTTTTTCCATGTCTACATGAAATGACTTTAAGTTGTATCTCTTTCTTCACAGGCAAACCCAATTCTAGAGAGTGGAAAGTTTACTCAGTTACTGGATCCAAGCCTAGAAACTGATAACAGTAACGATCTAATCGAGAAACTGTTGTTAGCTGCCACACTATGCATCAAACGGTCACCTAATGACCGTCCACAAATGACCCTTGTAAGCTATATACATATCTTTATCATTATCTCCTCTGTTCTGGGGTGTTAATTCATTATTCCACAGGTTGTAAAGATACTACAAGGAGACGAAGAAGCAACAGAATGGGGAAAGCAACAAGTACGAGCATCAGAAGATGCAAGGGAGTACTTGACGAACATAGAGTCACACATAAACCTAGCGTTGCTTGATTTGGAAGATGATGCAGCTTCTGATAGTAGTCCGGAAGCTAGTAGTATATCCGTTGAGGATTACTTGAAAGGGAGATGGAGCCGCACTGCTAGCTTCAACTTCAActaatatattagttttatactAGTTTTTAACTGTAAATTGGAATCGAGTTTCTGATGAGGTTTTCAAGCTTTTTAGATGTGTTCTTCTTGTAAGGTGTAACGTTCTTTCCAATTTGGTTGGTCTTAGTTTTAAATTGTAAGCGGTTCCGTTTGGTCTAAGATTCGGTTTGCTTAGAtattgtatttcttttttttttttgcttttgaaaCAGTATATAGTAATACATTTTGTTTccaagtaaatatatatatatatatatttttttttgtaaaaccaaCTTTTCATTCAATTTTAAACTCCAATGTTTAAGGGAGCTATTACAATGGATTCATTCCACAGAGCCTGCTTTGCCAAAGCATCGGCGTCCTGTTTccaagtaaataaaaaaaattaaatatgagacgagaAATTCTCTAAATATAAAGGTTATATCAAATTACATCTCAAAGTCTTGGTTATCATTATTCTTTTGCTTGGAATGTACAATATGCTACATGAAGCTTAAGTTTTTAAACCATATGGTCTTTGCCTCATCAAGTGTACAGCCTTATCCTTGTTGTTATAGGTTCTCTGCACATTGGGCATGTCTTGACAACCACACCACATTCCTTGCACGTCTTCAAAACAAAAGCAACAAAAAGATATCAGAAAACCAATCTTGTTCCATGGGAGCAAGCAAAgagttttctatatatattcaCTTACCGTGTGACCGCAGCTAAACGCCATATCCTTTGGGTTCGTCAAGCAAATGGGACATACAGGTTGTGTTACTGGAGCCGTTCTGTCACTTTTCTCTGCAGTTTCTGTAACTGGATTCGGCATTTTTCTAACAGCATTGTCACGCTCTATCACCTCTGGTGGTGGTGGTAGCGGCTTGTGACGCAAACGTGAACCACCTACTTGTTTTCTACTGCTCACACAACACACAATCAAAAGTCCGTTTCAAGAAGTCTATTCAACAGTGTGATACAAGAAGTTCAACCCTTACTCGAGACTTAGTGTTGCTTTGTATTGGAAAGGAATCTCCATGAGAGCTGCTAGTGCGAAAGCAGCCTCCTTCTTAGCTGCATCTTTGTGCTGTGACATTATCTCTGTGAAGTTCACAAACTGTGGAAAGGAAACAGAGTTCTTCACTGATCCATCA is a genomic window of Brassica napus cultivar Da-Ae chromosome A2, Da-Ae, whole genome shotgun sequence containing:
- the LOC106382918 gene encoding protein kinase STUNTED isoform X2, yielding MKPTGGGGEKPATEGSALVIVGVNPDERSREVLTWSLVNVTRPGDRIIALHVLDYSLGSTSLISLVKTFDTMLGVYESFCNLKQVDLKLKFLRGKSARKLLVQEVKSCGATSLIVGSSKRHHTIRSSASLAKYCARNLAKDVSVFAVKSGKIMFRRVPSNNGAEGSHMKLPSLVSASPNVAIEAAKIGNTFSPARTSSRWTRTSRTSSLQSPESLGVDNSLALVPVPTNKTDSGSPESGPGWHFLRRNWTKVSAKKAVLQWVSKLRGRDSPAVAYLDRKRSDSGCDEDCSSSIDGSELMQSPLSPCVGSNNIPEELEGLHEKYSSTCRLFTYKEVLSITSNFASDNLIGEGGNSYVYRGDLPDGRELAVKLLKPCLDVMKEFKQEIEVITSVNHKNIVSLFGFCFENNNLMLVYDYLPRGSLEENLHGNRKDAASFGWLERYRVAVGVAEALDYLHNTHDPEVIHRDVKSSNVLLADDFEAQLSDFGFASLASSASQHVTCGDIAGTFGYLAPEYFMHGKVTDRIDVYAFGVVLLELLSGRKPICVDQSKGQESLVLWANPILESGKFTQLLDPSLETDNSNDLIEKLLLAATLCIKRSPNDRPQMTLVVKILQGDEEATEWGKQQVRASEDAREYLTNIESHINLALLDLEDDAASDSSPEASSISVEDYLKGRWSRTASFNFN
- the LOC106382916 gene encoding DNA topoisomerase 3-alpha, coding for MSRRGGGPLTVLNVAEKPSVAKSVAGILSRGSFRTREGRSRYNKIFEFDYAINGQPCRMMMTSVIGHLMELEFADRFRKWHSCDPADLYQAPVMKHVPEDKKDIKKTLEEEARRSDWLVLWLDCDREGENIAFEVVDVCRAVKQNLYIRRAHFSALIDREIHEAVQNLREPNQLFAQAVDARQEIDLRIGASFTRFQTMLLKDRFVIDSTGDEERSRVISYGPCQFPTLGFIVERYWEIQAHEPEEFWTINCSHESEEGLATFNWMRGHLFDYASAAILYEMCVLEPTATVMNVPHPREKFKYPPYPLNTIELEKRASRYFRLSSEHTMKVAEELYQAGFISYPRTETDSFSSRTDLRAMVEEQTRHPAWGPYAQRLLEPEGGLWRNPGNGGHDDKAHPPIHPTKFSSGESNWSRDHLNVYELVVRHYLACVSQPAVAAETTVEIDIAGERFSASGRAILAKNYLEVYRFESWGGSVIPVYDKGQQFIPTRLTLDSAVTRPPPLLCEADLLSCMDKAGIGTDATMHDHIKKLLDRGYATKDANTRFSPTNLGEALVMGYDDMGYELWKPNLRAIMEHDMNEVSVGNKTKAEVLETCLQQMKACFLDARVKKTKLLEAMTIFFERTNNTDEGENQTAGEVVRRCNLCHESDMALRKNQDGNFMVGCMSYPQCRNAVWLPGPTLEASVTTDICQSCGPGPVYKIRFKFRQIRIPPGFDVIHLGCVGGCDDVLKQLIDICGTGSRSQARAAPGATPNYVRGSNIRQNNVCIHCQQGGHTSANCPTRASGYRNPRATGTANPRNNETTVSCTTCGTPCAIRTANTEANRGRKFYSCPSQGCNFFTWEDSISNGTGNATTGSNSGGSGRRGRGGGRGNRGGGQRGGGRGGGGTSFVSATGEPVSGRRCFSCGDPSHFANACPNRNS
- the LOC106382918 gene encoding protein kinase STUNTED isoform X1; its protein translation is MKPTGGGGEKPATEGSALVIVGVNPDERSREVLTWSLVNVTRPGDRIIALHVLDYSLEGSTSLISLVKTFDTMLGVYESFCNLKQVDLKLKFLRGKSARKLLVQEVKSCGATSLIVGSSKRHHTIRSSASLAKYCARNLAKDVSVFAVKSGKIMFRRVPSNNGAEGSHMKLPSLVSASPNVAIEAAKIGNTFSPARTSSRWTRTSRTSSLQSPESLGVDNSLALVPVPTNKTDSGSPESGPGWHFLRRNWTKVSAKKAVLQWVSKLRGRDSPAVAYLDRKRSDSGCDEDCSSSIDGSELMQSPLSPCVGSNNIPEELEGLHEKYSSTCRLFTYKEVLSITSNFASDNLIGEGGNSYVYRGDLPDGRELAVKLLKPCLDVMKEFKQEIEVITSVNHKNIVSLFGFCFENNNLMLVYDYLPRGSLEENLHGNRKDAASFGWLERYRVAVGVAEALDYLHNTHDPEVIHRDVKSSNVLLADDFEAQLSDFGFASLASSASQHVTCGDIAGTFGYLAPEYFMHGKVTDRIDVYAFGVVLLELLSGRKPICVDQSKGQESLVLWANPILESGKFTQLLDPSLETDNSNDLIEKLLLAATLCIKRSPNDRPQMTLVVKILQGDEEATEWGKQQVRASEDAREYLTNIESHINLALLDLEDDAASDSSPEASSISVEDYLKGRWSRTASFNFN